The following proteins come from a genomic window of Anopheles ziemanni chromosome 3, idAnoZiCoDA_A2_x.2, whole genome shotgun sequence:
- the LOC131285591 gene encoding uncharacterized protein LOC131285591 produces MLQGAGQSTRPLKESVHAKIASRTKQFEVGVEFLIVDKLMANLPLRDVNTTSWNIPSELILADPEFYKSSAIDIILGARHYAAFFEGSAQLKLAPTLPTLQESVFGWVVTGSIGSPEPSEGTSNIAHTTAVICMTTLEESIERFWKSEELWFNDGYSPEERQCEAIYRNTTQRDPSGRYIVRLPKQPDFFDKLGLSRDMALHRFILLERRLQRDPDLKEEYHKFMKEYLELGHMTPTSPADNDHGYYLPHHPVLKESSTTTKLRVVFDGSAKTSTGYSLNDALRVGPVVQDQLLDIILRFRTYKVALVGDIAKMYRQIEVHPDDRRFQRVLFRFSPDASVETYELNTVTYGLAPSSFLATRTLLQLAEDEGTNFQHAAQALVQNFYVDDFIGGADSEEQAKQLREELDELLKKGGFSLRKWTSSKLAVLSGLTEDQIGTQSTLQFMPDEKIKALGIAWEPEADVLSFESRIDADTSYPTMRLIFSGISRMFDPIGLISPIIIRAKLLMQELWVQKPGWDNPVSDSIYKKWTSIKSDWPIISGYKSDRYALLPDSRVQLHTFCDASEAAFGACIYSRCENKQGHVRISLLASKSRLAPLKRVTLPRLELNAAVTGAHLYDRVKQAMGLESAESYFWSDSTVTLHWLSSSPNNWKTYVGNRVAEVQAYSHLHPWKHIAGCSNPADLVSRGVTAADFVKSALWSSGPEWLIRPASEWPNSTPTVADGAELEIRQVSAAVAVIETVHPWFERYSSYTKLLRVIGYCLRFVRNAKEKCRTRRDPLEPPASSTITPDLMEAAKTVLCKLAQQDAFPTELERLRKREVVPKRSPLRRLSPFIDSEGVMRVGGRLKLSQLPYQSKHPILLPKKHIFARRIAEHLHRELIHGGGRLLLSQIREEFWPLDGRHLVKSVVRHCLRCIRQQPILAQQQIGQLPSSRITPNRPFATIGVDYAGPIYLRPIHKRAEPAKAYLCVFVCFATKAVHLELVGDLTTAGFLASLRRFASRRGRPSHIYSDNGKNFEGAARELSELFEMFHDEEQSNIIVSTCADMGITWHFSPPRAPHFGGLWEAAVKTAKRHLFRQLGSTRLPYEGYITVLHQIEAAMNSRPLLPMSDDPNDLAALTPAHFLIGTSMNAIPEPDYSNRKTYTLSEWQKWQLLVQRFWKHWASEYLQEMQRDTMKTCSNSDFAPGRLAILMDEALPTTQWPLARIVETHPGTDSLTRVVTLRTAKGISVRPIAKICLLPEATN; encoded by the coding sequence ATGCTGCAGGGTGCAGGCCAATCTACCCGTCCGCTGAAAGAATCCGTTCACGCGAAGATTGCCTCACGAACGAAACAGTTTGAAGTGGGTGTCGAATTTTTGATTGTCGACAAGTTGATGGCTAATCTGCCGCTGCGGGACGTTAACACGACGAGCTGGAACATCCCGTCCGAGTTGATCCTAGCCGATCCAGAGTTCTACAAATCTTCGGCAATCGACATTATTCTTGGCGCTCGACATTATGCTGCTTTCTTCGAAGGTAGCGCCCAGCTCAAACTAGCACCTACCCTTCCAACTCTGCAGGAAAGCGTATTCGGATGGGTCGTCACTGGTTCGATTGGATCGCCGGAGCCTTCGGAAGGCACTTCTAATATTGCTCACACGACAGCTGTAATTTGTATGACAACTCTAGAAGAATCCATCGAGCGGTTTTGGAAATCAGAAGAGTTATGGTTCAACGATGGCTACTCACCCGAAGAACGCCAATGTGAGGCTATTTACCGAAACACAACCCAGCGGGATCCATCGGGTCGATACATAGTTCGTCTTCCGAAGCAACCAGATTTCTTTGACAAACTTGGACTGTCAAGGGATATGGCTTTGCACCGCTTCATACTTCTCGAAAGAAGACTCCAACGTGATCCAGACCTAAAAGAAGAATACCACAAGTTCATGAAAGAGTACTTGGAACTGGGGCACATGACTCCCACGTCTCCAGCAGACAATGATCACGGGTATTACTTACCGCACCATCCCGTTTTGAAAGAATCTAGTACGACGACAAAGCTCCGGGTCGTTTTCGACGGATCAGCGAAGACATCTACTGGATATTCGCTAAACGATGCATTGCGTGTCGGTCCAGTAGTGCAAGACCAGTTGCTGGATATAATTCTTCGTTTTCGCACCTACAAAGTAGCGCTCGTTGGTGACATCGCGAAAATGTACAGGCAGATAGAAGTCCATCCTGATGACCGTCGGTTTCAACGCGTGTTGTTTCGATTCTCACCGGATGCTTCAGTGGAGACTTACGAGCTGAATACGGTGACCTACGGGCTTGCTCCATCTTCTTTTTTGGCTACGCGTACGTTGCTGCAGTTGGCCGAGGATGAAGGCACGAACTTTCAGCATGCTGCACAAGCTTTGGTTCAAAATTTCTACGTGGACGACTTCATCGGTGGTGCTGATTCAGAGGAGCAAGCAAAGCAGCTACGAGAGGAGCTCGATGAATTGTTAAAAAAGGGTGGATTCTCTCTGCGAAAATGGACCTCTAGTAAGTTGGCCGTGCTCTCTGGTTTGACGGAGGATCAGATCGGAACGCAGTCAACGCTTCAATTTATGCCCGACGAGAAGATAAAGGCACTCGGTATCGCTTGGGAGCCCGAAGCTGACGTTTTATCCTTCGAGTCGCGGATCGACGCCGACACTAGCTACCCCACAATGCGGTTAATATTCTCTGGCATCTCCCGAATGTTCGATCCGATAGGATTGATATCGCCGATCATCATTCGCGCTAAGTTGCTGATGCAGGAATTGTGGGTGCAGAAGCCTGGCTGGGATAATCCTGTTTCTGACAGCATCTATAAAAAGTGGACATCCATTAAATCCGACTGGCCAATTATTTCCGGTTATAAAAGTGATCGCTACGCTCTCTTACCTGATTCTCGCGTTCAGTTACATACGTTTTGTGATGCCTCTGAAGCCGCGTTCGGTGCATGTATTTACTCGcgttgtgaaaacaaacaaggacACGTACGAATCTCGCTATTAGCATCGAAGTCACGTTTAGCACCACTAAAACGGGTTACATTACCGCGATTAGAACTTAATGCAGCCGTTACAGGAGCGCATTTATACGATCGTGTGAAGCAGGCGATGGGACTCGAATCAGCGGAGTCATATTTTTGGTCCGACTCGACAGTTACGCTGCATTGGCTGAGTTCATCGCCCAACAATTGGAAAACGTATGTAGGCAATCGCGTCGCGGAGGTGCAAGCCTACTCACATCTCCATCCCTGGAAACACATTGCGGGATGTTCGAATCCTGCTGACTTGGTATCACGAGGCGTGACCGCAGCAGATTTCGTGAAAAGTGCACTGTGGAGCAGCGGTCCAGAGTGGTTAATTCGTCCAGCGTCTGAATGGCCAAATTCAACACCAACGGTTGCGGATGGTGCCGAGCTAGAGATTCGTCAAGTGAGTGCAGCGGTTGCCGTCATCGAGACAGTGCATCCTTGGTTCGAGCGGTACTCATCATACACCAAGCTTCTACGCGTCATTGGGTATTGCCTTAGATTCGTGCGCAATGCTAAGGAGAAGTGCCGTACTCGCCGCGATCCATTGGAGCCCCCAGCGTCATCAACTATCACTCCGGACCTCATGGAAGCTGCTAAAACTGTGCTATGCAAGCTGGCACAGCAAGACGCATTTCCAACGGAGCTCGAGCGGTTGAGGAAGCGTGAGGTGGTTCCAAAGCGCTCACCACTTAGACGTCTGAGCCCGTTCATCGACAGCGAAGGAGTTATGAGAGTAGGAGGGCGCCTCAAGCTCTCACAACTGCCTTAtcaatcgaaacatccaattcTTCTGCCCAAGAAGCACATCTTCGCACGCCGCATCGCAGAGCACCTTCATAGAGAACTCATACATGGTGGCGGAAGATTGCTGCTTTCCCAGATTCGCGAAGAATTTTGGCCACTCGACGGACGACATCTGGTGAAAAGCGTCGTTAGGCACTGCTTACGATGCATTCGCCAACAGCCCATACTTGCGCAGCAACAAATCGGGCAGTTACCATCATCGCGGATCACACCGAATCGACCGTTCGCGACCATCGGAGTGGACTATGCTGGGCCGATCTACCTACGACCGATCCACAAACGAGCAGAGCCCGCCAAAGCATACCTCTgcgtatttgtttgctttgctacGAAGGCTGTTCACCTGGAACTAGTGGGTGATTTGACCACTGCTGGTTTCCTAGCATCACTTCGACGGTTTGCATCGCGCCGAGGACGTCCGTCCCATATCTACTCGGACAACGGTAAAAACTTCGAAGGCGCAGCCCGGGAGCTTAGTGAGCTATTCGAGATGTTCCATGATGAGGAGCAAAGCAACATCATCGTTTCGACTTGTGCTGATATGGGCATCACTTGGCACTTCAGTCCACCAAGGGCTCCACACTTTGGCGGATTGTGGGAAGCTGCAGTGAAGACCGCCAAAAGACACCTGTTTCGCCAGCTGGGCAGCACGAGACTGCCTTATGAAGGATACATCACTGTGCTGCACCAAATAGAGGCAGCAATGAATTCGCGTCCGCTGTTGCCTATGTCGGACGACCCCAACGATTTAGCCGCTTTAACACCTGCACATTTTCTTATAGGCACATCCATGAACGCCATCCCCGAGCCGGACTATTCAAACCGAAAGACGTACACCCTGAGCGAGTGGCAGAAGTGGCAACTGCTCGTCCAGCGCTTCTGGAAACATTGGGCCAGCGAGTATCTACAAGAGATGCAAAGGGATACGATGAAGACCTGCAGCAATTCAGATTTCGCACCTGGCAGACTGGCAATCCTGATGGACGAGGCTCTTCCTACAACACAATGGCCACTCGCGCGGATAGTTGAGACGCACCCCGGCACGGATAGTTTGACACGTGTGGTAACATTAAGAACTGCAAAGGGAATTTCGGTTAGGCCAATCGCTAAAATTTGCTTGCTACCGGAGGCAACAAACTGA